The following coding sequences lie in one Saccharopolyspora hordei genomic window:
- a CDS encoding acetate--CoA ligase family protein: MLTDGSVVTVRAVGPRDLGELERLHSALSAEDRYLRFFGAASDTSVERFLRRLVEPGGAAVLALGAFAGERLVGVGHFEVVVPDVAEVAFLVEHARHARGVATLLLEHLAAAARRRGVRAFVAEVLAENAAMLRVFRDSGLPYEARLDGPSYQVKLSLDAGEPYYAEVSDRERVADTASLRRVLCPSSVAVVGASHRVSAVGHAVLRNLVEGGFTGTVHAVNRRGGEVCGLPASRSVADLPSAPDLAVLCVPAEQVPGVAEDCGRLGVRGLLVISAGITGRPAITDGLVGAVRRWGMRLVGPNSLGVANSDPGVRLDATFSAAGHPAGEVGLATQSGGVAIAVLERLAPLGLGTSTMVSTGDKYDVSGNDMLLWWERDDRTRIGVLYLESFGNPRKFAWLARRFCRRKPLVVLRSGASPVAQQAALSHTAAAVTPSSTREALLRQTGAIGVDDLDELVAVLASLSWQALPDGPRVAVVSNAGGLGVLTADACARAGLEFAALDRSAAELTTLLPDQASARNPVDTTAAVDAGTFGRAVEVVLHDPAVDAVIVPLLRTAVGDPLPGLVEAVTRARAAGCATPVLAVRAGQQESVTSLAVGEHRIPVFTDASLAARALADVTTHARWLARPQGVVPDLAHVDVPAARELVDAALTQLPSGGGWLDPRQVQDLLAAFGLPVVPSTVCTSEEDALAAFRAVSGSAALKVRADGVLHKARAGGVVLGIATVAELRAAWARLAAEFGARFRGAVLQPVVEPGRELLVGVYREAAFGPVVVLGLGGTDAELIADRSRRLVPLTDRDAHDMLHELRAAPHLVGPHADRPVDADAVVDVLLRAARMAELLPGVVEMDLNPVIVTDRGAQVPDARVRVEPREPDDPLIRRLRL; encoded by the coding sequence GTGCTCACCGACGGCAGCGTGGTGACCGTCCGCGCGGTGGGGCCGCGCGACCTCGGCGAGCTCGAACGCCTGCACAGCGCGCTCTCCGCCGAGGACCGCTACCTGCGGTTCTTCGGCGCTGCCTCGGACACGTCCGTCGAACGCTTCCTGCGACGCCTGGTCGAACCCGGTGGTGCCGCGGTGCTGGCCCTGGGCGCGTTCGCCGGGGAGCGCCTGGTCGGGGTGGGCCACTTCGAGGTGGTGGTCCCCGACGTGGCCGAGGTGGCGTTCCTGGTGGAGCACGCCCGGCACGCCCGCGGCGTGGCGACCCTGCTCCTGGAGCACCTCGCCGCCGCGGCCCGCCGGCGCGGGGTGCGGGCCTTCGTGGCTGAGGTGCTGGCCGAGAACGCCGCGATGCTGCGCGTGTTCCGCGACAGCGGGCTGCCGTACGAGGCCCGCCTGGACGGCCCCTCGTACCAGGTGAAGCTCTCGCTCGACGCGGGAGAGCCCTACTACGCCGAGGTGAGCGACCGGGAGCGGGTCGCCGACACCGCCAGTCTGCGCCGGGTGCTCTGCCCGTCCTCGGTCGCCGTGGTCGGGGCGAGCCACCGGGTCTCAGCGGTGGGGCACGCCGTGCTGCGCAACCTCGTCGAAGGCGGGTTCACCGGGACCGTGCACGCGGTGAACCGCCGTGGCGGCGAGGTCTGCGGCCTGCCCGCGTCCCGTTCGGTGGCCGACCTCCCCAGCGCGCCGGACCTGGCGGTGCTGTGCGTGCCCGCCGAGCAGGTGCCCGGGGTGGCGGAGGACTGCGGACGCCTCGGTGTGCGGGGACTGCTGGTGATCAGCGCCGGGATCACCGGTCGTCCCGCGATCACCGACGGGCTCGTCGGTGCGGTCCGCCGGTGGGGGATGCGGCTGGTCGGGCCGAACTCCCTCGGCGTGGCCAACTCCGACCCCGGGGTGCGCCTGGACGCGACCTTCAGCGCCGCCGGCCACCCCGCCGGCGAGGTCGGCTTGGCCACGCAGTCCGGTGGCGTCGCGATCGCGGTGCTGGAACGACTCGCCCCGCTGGGGCTCGGCACCTCCACCATGGTCTCCACCGGCGACAAGTACGACGTGTCCGGCAACGACATGCTGCTGTGGTGGGAACGCGACGACCGCACGCGCATCGGCGTGCTGTACCTGGAGTCGTTCGGCAACCCGCGCAAGTTCGCCTGGCTGGCGCGGCGGTTCTGCCGGCGCAAGCCGCTGGTCGTGCTGCGCAGCGGAGCCAGCCCGGTCGCGCAGCAGGCCGCGTTGTCGCACACCGCGGCGGCCGTGACCCCGAGCAGCACCCGCGAAGCGCTGCTGCGGCAGACCGGTGCGATCGGCGTCGACGACCTCGACGAGCTCGTGGCCGTGCTCGCCTCGCTCAGCTGGCAGGCACTGCCTGACGGCCCGCGCGTGGCGGTGGTCAGCAACGCCGGAGGCCTCGGCGTGCTCACCGCCGACGCGTGCGCCCGAGCGGGGCTGGAGTTCGCGGCGCTGGACCGGTCGGCCGCCGAGCTCACCACGCTGCTGCCGGACCAGGCGAGCGCGCGGAACCCGGTCGACACCACCGCGGCGGTCGACGCCGGGACCTTCGGCCGCGCCGTGGAGGTCGTGCTGCACGACCCCGCGGTCGACGCGGTCATCGTGCCGCTGCTGCGGACGGCGGTCGGCGACCCGCTCCCGGGGCTGGTCGAGGCCGTGACCCGCGCCCGCGCGGCCGGGTGCGCCACGCCCGTGCTCGCGGTGCGGGCCGGGCAGCAGGAGTCGGTGACCTCCCTCGCCGTCGGCGAGCACCGGATCCCGGTGTTCACCGACGCCTCGCTCGCCGCTCGTGCGCTGGCCGACGTCACCACCCACGCCCGCTGGCTGGCCCGCCCGCAGGGCGTGGTGCCCGACCTCGCGCACGTCGACGTCCCCGCGGCACGGGAGCTGGTCGACGCCGCGCTGACCCAGCTGCCCAGCGGGGGCGGGTGGCTCGACCCCCGCCAGGTGCAGGACCTCCTCGCCGCGTTCGGCCTCCCGGTCGTGCCGTCGACGGTGTGCACCAGCGAGGAGGACGCGCTCGCGGCGTTCCGCGCGGTCAGCGGGAGCGCCGCGCTCAAGGTCCGGGCCGACGGTGTCCTGCACAAGGCACGCGCCGGGGGAGTCGTGCTCGGGATCGCGACGGTCGCCGAGCTCCGCGCGGCCTGGGCACGGCTGGCGGCCGAGTTCGGCGCCAGGTTCCGCGGTGCCGTGCTGCAGCCCGTGGTCGAACCGGGACGGGAGTTGCTGGTCGGGGTGTACCGCGAGGCCGCCTTCGGTCCGGTGGTCGTCCTCGGCCTGGGCGGCACCGATGCGGAGCTGATCGCCGACCGCAGCCGACGGCTCGTGCCGCTGACCGACCGGGACGCCCACGACATGCTCCACGAGCTGCGGGCCGCGCCCCACCTCGTCGGCCCGCACGCCGACCGACCGGTGGACGCCGACGCCGTGGTCGACGTGCTCCTGCGGGCCGCGCGGATGGCCGAGCTGCTGCCGGGCGTGGTGGAGATGGACCTGAACCCGGTGATCGTCACGGACCGGGGCGCGCAGGTCCCGGACGCCCGCGTCCGCGTGGAGCCGCGCGAACCCGACGACCCGTTGATCCGCCGGCTCCGCCTGTGA
- a CDS encoding universal stress protein encodes MTAARTRPVVVGIDGSSAALAATRWAAAEAQRRGTRLRVVFANVFALVYIPDLPTVPLPESSARAMERQGEQWLRRAHEEATAVAPDLEVVTYSHKAGALATLVEESRRAQLAVVGSSGLGAFTGLFVGSVAVGLCAQGHCPVAVVRPLPTDDPGAPVVVGVDDAPSTERVLEIAFEEAWMRGVALEAVHAWHLIGTTGAWRSFHRSGQGAAVQDEEERVLAETIAVWSEKYPAVEVRRIVVQDKPARALLDRAQHAQLVVVGSRGRGPATGLLLGSTSQQLVHRAPCPLIVAR; translated from the coding sequence GTGACAGCTGCGAGGACGAGACCGGTCGTCGTGGGCATCGACGGCTCGTCGGCCGCGCTGGCGGCCACCCGGTGGGCGGCCGCCGAGGCCCAGCGGCGCGGCACGCGGTTGCGCGTGGTGTTCGCCAACGTCTTCGCCCTGGTCTACATCCCGGACCTGCCGACCGTCCCGCTGCCGGAGAGCTCCGCCCGGGCCATGGAGCGCCAGGGCGAGCAGTGGCTGCGGCGCGCGCACGAGGAGGCGACCGCCGTGGCTCCGGACCTGGAGGTCGTCACCTACTCGCACAAGGCCGGGGCCCTCGCCACGCTCGTCGAGGAGTCCCGGCGCGCGCAGCTCGCCGTCGTCGGCAGCAGCGGGCTCGGCGCCTTCACCGGGCTGTTCGTGGGGTCGGTCGCGGTCGGGTTGTGCGCGCAGGGGCACTGCCCGGTCGCGGTGGTGCGCCCGCTGCCGACCGACGACCCCGGCGCCCCGGTCGTCGTGGGGGTGGACGACGCCCCGAGCACCGAGCGGGTGCTGGAGATCGCGTTCGAGGAAGCGTGGATGCGCGGTGTCGCGCTCGAAGCCGTGCACGCCTGGCACCTCATCGGCACCACCGGAGCGTGGCGGAGCTTCCACCGCAGCGGACAGGGCGCCGCGGTGCAGGACGAGGAGGAACGCGTCCTGGCCGAGACCATCGCGGTGTGGAGCGAGAAGTACCCCGCTGTCGAGGTGCGCCGGATCGTCGTGCAGGACAAGCCGGCGCGGGCGCTGCTCGACCGCGCGCAGCACGCCCAGCTGGTGGTCGTCGGGTCCCGCGGACGGGGCCCCGCCACGGGACTGCTGCTGGGATCGACGAGCCAGCAACTGGTGCACCGAGCCCCGTGCCCGCTCATCGTGGCGCGGTGA
- a CDS encoding nicotinate phosphoribosyltransferase: MTGLRTDLYEIRMAASYLRRGMTAPATFSLFARKLPRDRGFLVSAGLADCLRFLADLRFTPDELTYLADEVHLPDEDLAALEALRFTGDVWAVPEGRVVFADEPFLEVTAPLPQAQLVETALLNHVTFQSVVASKAARCRLAAPHAGLVDFAARRTHGLEAARAVARAAVIAGFGGTSYVAAAREFGVPAVGTMAHSYVEAFPDERAAFRAFAEDFPDATVFLVDTYDTLHGVRTAIEVAQDLPADRIGVRLDSGNLGELARATRRLLDDAGLSGARIVASGGLDEHALADLASAPIDVFGVGTRMGVSSDAPSMDSAYKLVEYDGNPVMKLSVGKLTAPGAKQVHRGAPGRPDLLSLRDEGTPADREPLLRPVMRGGVRLADPEPLSAAQRRCEQDLRWLPEQARALTGPTPLDVVWSAELTELTEALHRSIAARNDLAHA; encoded by the coding sequence ATGACGGGTCTGCGCACCGACCTGTACGAGATCAGGATGGCGGCCAGCTACCTGCGGCGGGGCATGACCGCACCGGCGACCTTCAGCCTCTTCGCGCGAAAGCTGCCGCGCGACCGGGGTTTCCTCGTCTCCGCGGGCCTCGCGGACTGCTTGCGCTTCCTGGCGGACCTGCGGTTCACCCCCGACGAGCTCACCTACCTCGCGGACGAGGTGCACCTGCCCGACGAGGACCTGGCAGCCCTGGAGGCGCTGCGCTTCACCGGGGACGTGTGGGCCGTGCCCGAGGGCAGGGTGGTGTTCGCCGACGAGCCGTTCCTGGAGGTGACGGCGCCGCTGCCGCAGGCGCAGCTGGTGGAGACGGCGTTGCTGAACCACGTCACGTTCCAGTCGGTGGTGGCGTCCAAGGCCGCGCGGTGCCGGCTCGCCGCGCCGCACGCGGGACTGGTCGACTTCGCCGCCCGCCGCACGCACGGCCTGGAAGCCGCCAGGGCGGTCGCCCGCGCCGCGGTCATCGCCGGGTTCGGCGGCACCAGCTACGTGGCCGCCGCGCGCGAGTTCGGCGTCCCGGCCGTCGGCACGATGGCGCACTCCTACGTCGAAGCGTTCCCCGACGAGCGCGCCGCGTTCCGCGCGTTCGCCGAGGACTTCCCGGACGCCACGGTGTTCTTGGTGGACACCTACGACACGCTGCACGGTGTCCGCACGGCGATCGAGGTCGCCCAGGACCTGCCCGCCGACCGCATCGGGGTCAGGCTGGACTCCGGGAACCTCGGCGAGCTGGCGCGCGCGACCCGCCGCCTGCTGGACGACGCCGGGTTGTCCGGGGCACGGATCGTGGCCAGCGGGGGCCTCGACGAGCACGCGCTCGCCGACCTCGCCTCCGCGCCGATCGACGTCTTCGGGGTGGGCACCCGCATGGGAGTGTCCTCGGACGCCCCGTCGATGGACAGCGCCTACAAGCTGGTCGAGTACGACGGGAACCCGGTGATGAAGCTGTCGGTGGGAAAGCTGACCGCCCCCGGCGCCAAGCAGGTCCACCGCGGTGCGCCCGGGCGACCCGATCTCCTCAGCCTGCGTGACGAGGGGACTCCAGCGGATCGGGAACCGCTGCTGCGACCCGTGATGCGGGGTGGGGTGCGGCTGGCCGACCCCGAGCCGCTGTCGGCCGCGCAGCGGCGGTGCGAACAGGACCTGCGGTGGCTTCCCGAGCAGGCCCGCGCGCTGACGGGTCCGACACCGCTCGACGTGGTCTGGTCCGCGGAGCTGACCGAGCTGACGGAGGCGTTGCACCGGTCGATCGCGGCCCGGAACGACCTGGCACACGCCTAG